In Gemmata obscuriglobus, a single genomic region encodes these proteins:
- a CDS encoding sugar phosphate isomerase/epimerase family protein, producing the protein MKYAICNETFEGWDHARVCARVAELGYTGLEVAPFTLAPLVTEVSAGRRTELRRHAEAAGVQIIGLHWLLAKTEGFHLTSSDAAVRKRTGEYLAELAYAAADLGGDILVLGSPFQRNLPDGMSHAQGEEYALDTLRHCLPALERSRVYLCLEPLTPAETNFMTSAAQGVALAKQLAHPFVKLHLDVKAMSAEVAPPPDVIRANRDWMYHFHANDPNKRGPGFGPTDFKPIFQALKDVDYTGWVSVEVFDYSPDPDTIARESIRYMRECAG; encoded by the coding sequence ATGAAGTACGCGATCTGCAACGAGACGTTCGAGGGCTGGGACCACGCCCGGGTGTGCGCCCGCGTCGCGGAGCTGGGGTACACGGGGCTGGAGGTGGCCCCGTTCACGCTCGCGCCGCTCGTCACCGAGGTGAGCGCCGGCCGCCGCACCGAGTTGCGCAGACACGCGGAAGCCGCCGGTGTCCAGATCATCGGGCTGCACTGGCTGCTCGCTAAAACCGAGGGTTTTCACCTCACCTCATCCGATGCGGCGGTGCGCAAGCGGACCGGCGAGTACCTCGCAGAACTCGCCTACGCCGCAGCCGACCTCGGCGGCGACATCCTCGTACTCGGTTCGCCGTTCCAGCGGAACCTGCCCGACGGGATGAGTCACGCACAAGGCGAGGAGTACGCCCTCGACACGCTCCGGCACTGCCTCCCGGCACTGGAACGCAGCCGGGTGTACCTGTGCCTCGAACCGTTAACGCCGGCAGAAACGAACTTCATGACCAGCGCCGCGCAGGGCGTCGCGCTCGCGAAGCAACTCGCGCACCCGTTCGTGAAGCTGCACCTGGACGTGAAAGCGATGTCGGCCGAGGTGGCGCCGCCGCCGGACGTGATCCGGGCGAACCGCGACTGGATGTACCACTTCCACGCGAACGACCCGAACAAGCGCGGCCCCGGGTTCGGCCCCACCGACTTCAAGCCGATCTTCCAGGCGCTGAAGGACGTAGACTACACCGGTTGGGTGTCGGTGGAGGTGTTCGACTACTCCCCCGATCCCGACACGATCGCGCGGGAGAGCATCCGGTACATGCGCGAGTGCGCCGGCTGA
- a CDS encoding S1C family serine protease has product MRYAALALPLLLTASVALTGQEPTSGELLRAVERQLQAAHAGAGPSVACVVVSRSDQYPAKPGGDTPGRLGGFDPKQYLKDNPQAKPAVANALDLSDVRTISDHGFACGVVVDEKGLILTPYHVVDGATKVYVHLPGHAGSYADIHAADARTDLAVLRLLDPPPGLRAIKFADVKLPTDRARPTVAPGKLAVLMANAFVPGVRLNRPSAALGSVTNVHSSLNLAGGKEVQRSTSYYYYGPLLEHDAKLNAGISGAALLNLDGELIGLTTTAPVLSQGEKAPDYALPMDDRLQRIVAVLCRGEEVEAGYLGVQIPNGPDALPNMAPNGVAISWVLPLGPLALAGVRDRDTITHINGARIRRYEELLTHISGALAGSKVTITTAQAGEVTVTLGKLQHGQPFIASARPAAVFGLRVDHGSMLAQLAQNNANPQILSEGVPPGVTIQEVAADSPAAAAFKKIDDQKLSDVSKRWLITHVNGAAVATPREFYAAAKDQKSVKLTLIDPTEARAARKAREVTLP; this is encoded by the coding sequence ATGCGATACGCCGCTCTCGCGCTCCCGCTGCTTCTCACCGCGTCGGTCGCGCTGACCGGCCAGGAACCGACGAGCGGCGAACTCCTCCGCGCCGTCGAGCGCCAACTCCAGGCGGCCCACGCCGGCGCCGGGCCGAGCGTCGCGTGTGTGGTGGTGTCGCGCAGCGACCAGTACCCGGCGAAGCCCGGCGGTGACACGCCCGGGCGGCTTGGCGGGTTCGACCCCAAGCAGTACCTGAAAGACAACCCGCAGGCGAAGCCCGCGGTCGCGAACGCGCTCGACCTGTCGGACGTGCGGACCATCTCGGACCACGGGTTCGCGTGCGGGGTGGTCGTCGATGAGAAGGGGCTGATCCTCACCCCCTATCACGTCGTGGACGGCGCCACGAAGGTTTACGTCCACCTGCCCGGGCACGCGGGCTCGTACGCCGACATCCACGCGGCCGACGCCCGCACCGACCTCGCAGTGCTCCGGCTCCTCGACCCGCCCCCGGGGCTGAGGGCCATCAAGTTCGCGGACGTGAAGTTACCCACCGATCGCGCGCGGCCGACGGTCGCGCCCGGCAAACTGGCGGTGCTGATGGCGAACGCCTTCGTGCCGGGCGTCCGGCTCAACCGGCCGAGCGCGGCCCTCGGTAGCGTCACGAACGTCCACTCGTCGCTGAACCTGGCGGGCGGCAAAGAGGTCCAGCGCTCCACCAGCTACTACTACTACGGCCCGCTGCTCGAACACGACGCGAAGCTGAACGCGGGCATCAGCGGGGCGGCGCTGCTCAACCTCGACGGCGAACTGATCGGCTTGACCACCACCGCCCCGGTACTGAGCCAGGGCGAGAAGGCCCCGGACTACGCGCTGCCGATGGACGACCGGCTCCAGCGGATCGTCGCGGTGCTGTGCCGCGGCGAGGAGGTCGAGGCTGGCTACCTCGGCGTCCAGATCCCGAACGGTCCCGACGCCCTACCGAATATGGCCCCGAACGGCGTGGCGATCAGTTGGGTGCTGCCGCTCGGCCCGCTCGCCCTCGCGGGCGTCCGCGACCGCGACACCATCACGCACATCAACGGCGCCCGGATACGCCGGTACGAGGAACTGCTGACCCACATCAGCGGCGCCCTGGCGGGCTCGAAGGTGACGATCACAACCGCCCAGGCCGGGGAGGTGACCGTGACGCTCGGCAAGCTCCAGCACGGGCAGCCGTTCATCGCCTCCGCGCGCCCGGCCGCGGTGTTCGGGCTGCGGGTCGATCACGGGAGTATGTTGGCGCAGCTCGCGCAGAACAACGCCAACCCGCAGATCCTCTCGGAAGGTGTGCCGCCCGGGGTGACGATCCAGGAGGTCGCCGCGGACTCGCCCGCGGCGGCGGCGTTCAAGAAGATCGACGACCAGAAGCTCTCCGACGTTTCGAAGCGGTGGCTCATCACGCACGTGAACGGCGCCGCGGTGGCCACGCCGCGCGAGTTCTACGCCGCCGCGAAGGACCAGAAGTCCGTGAAGCTGACGCTGATCGACCCGACCGAGGCGCGGGCGGCCCGCAAGGCGCGCGAGGTGACCCTCCCATGA
- a CDS encoding uroporphyrinogen decarboxylase family protein — translation MPDAFHDKHLLIRAARGERVERAPVWAMRQAGRWDPEFRKVRAGMSFFEFSENVEASTRASLCPRRFGVDAIILFYDITTLPVAMGLPFELKPGAGPVPDRPVRTLGDLDRLAPNPAPETYAHIRQLLKRVKDELHGDLPVLVFAGAPFTVATYCIGTGKDVEATRAFVADAPAVWNGLLERLTGATVGFLRTLIGDGADAYQLFDSWAGALSPAEYDAWAQPQHSEILAGATGVPRILFVKEGPYLERMCATGADVISLGSVHDLAAARRDHPHLVFQGNVDEEILRGGTPEQVADAVRACRRAGGGARHILNLNHGVDKDTPVANFEAYVRAAKAPAEA, via the coding sequence ATGCCCGACGCATTCCACGACAAGCACCTTCTGATCCGTGCGGCCCGCGGCGAGCGGGTCGAGCGCGCCCCCGTGTGGGCCATGCGCCAGGCCGGGCGCTGGGACCCCGAGTTCCGCAAGGTGCGGGCCGGGATGTCGTTCTTCGAGTTCTCCGAGAACGTCGAGGCGTCCACCCGCGCGTCGCTGTGCCCGCGGCGGTTCGGCGTGGACGCGATCATCCTCTTCTACGACATCACCACGCTCCCCGTCGCGATGGGGCTGCCGTTCGAGCTGAAGCCCGGCGCCGGCCCGGTGCCGGACCGCCCGGTCCGCACGCTCGGCGACCTGGACCGGCTCGCGCCGAATCCGGCGCCGGAGACATACGCGCACATTCGCCAGTTGCTGAAGCGCGTCAAGGACGAGTTGCATGGCGACCTGCCGGTGCTGGTGTTCGCGGGCGCGCCGTTCACGGTCGCGACGTACTGCATCGGCACCGGGAAGGACGTCGAAGCAACTCGCGCGTTCGTCGCCGACGCGCCCGCCGTGTGGAACGGGCTCCTGGAGCGCCTCACCGGCGCGACCGTGGGGTTCTTGCGCACGCTGATCGGCGACGGGGCCGACGCGTACCAGCTCTTCGACTCGTGGGCCGGCGCCCTGTCGCCCGCCGAGTACGACGCGTGGGCGCAGCCCCAGCACTCCGAAATCCTGGCGGGCGCGACCGGCGTCCCGCGCATCCTCTTCGTGAAGGAAGGCCCGTACCTGGAGCGCATGTGCGCGACCGGCGCGGATGTCATCAGCCTGGGGAGCGTTCACGACTTGGCCGCGGCGCGGCGCGACCACCCGCACCTCGTGTTCCAGGGCAACGTCGATGAGGAGATCCTTCGCGGCGGCACGCCGGAGCAGGTGGCCGACGCGGTCCGCGCGTGCCGCCGTGCCGGCGGCGGGGCGCGCCACATCCTGAACCTCAACCACGGTGTCGATAAGGACACCCCGGTCGCGAACTTCGAGGCTTACGTGCGCGCGGCGAAGGCACCGGCGGAGGCATGA